In Deferribacter desulfuricans SSM1, the following are encoded in one genomic region:
- a CDS encoding ABC transporter substrate-binding protein — translation MKNTTIIIFLIVFSCIGYTKDISLIISYHKGFPWVEDFKKGFFKVIPKDDVDIYYLDAKKGKTEEIKKNINFTLKSIEKNQPNIIVCLDDFALENVCKKYFNTEKQIVFAGINRDKEYYNLDEVKNITGVFEHIYFAQTFEIIKDAFPYAKKALLLSDTSQSTLSALKKCPKTYKDLHIDIKNIKTLKEWQQEVYNAQSIYDLLIILTCAKIKDKNGNYMNNKDVLKWTLQNNKLPEIALLEWMVKDGALLGVTISGYNHGIESGIIVKELLKGINISNIKPIQYTKAELTVNTKRAKELNIKIPISILLFAKTVY, via the coding sequence ATTATTATATTTCTAATTGTTTTTTCTTGCATCGGTTATACAAAAGATATTTCCCTAATTATAAGCTATCACAAAGGCTTCCCTTGGGTAGAAGATTTTAAGAAAGGTTTCTTTAAGGTTATCCCAAAAGATGATGTAGATATTTACTACTTAGATGCTAAAAAGGGCAAAACAGAGGAAATAAAAAAAAATATAAACTTTACACTAAAAAGTATAGAAAAAAACCAACCAAATATTATTGTTTGCTTAGATGATTTTGCTCTTGAAAATGTGTGTAAAAAATATTTTAATACCGAAAAACAAATTGTTTTTGCAGGCATAAATAGAGATAAAGAATACTACAACCTCGACGAAGTAAAAAACATCACTGGTGTTTTTGAGCATATCTACTTTGCTCAAACCTTTGAAATCATAAAAGATGCTTTCCCTTATGCAAAAAAAGCTTTACTCTTATCTGACACAAGCCAAAGTACTTTGTCTGCACTTAAAAAGTGCCCCAAAACATACAAAGATTTACATATTGATATAAAAAACATTAAAACATTAAAAGAATGGCAACAAGAAGTATATAATGCACAAAGCATTTATGACCTTTTAATAATACTCACTTGCGCCAAAATTAAGGATAAAAATGGAAATTACATGAATAATAAAGATGTATTAAAATGGACACTTCAAAACAACAAACTACCTGAAATTGCTTTGCTCGAATGGATGGTAAAAGATGGTGCCTTACTTGGTGTTACAATTAGTGGTTATAACCATGGAATTGAATCAGGGATTATTGTAAAAGAACTTCTAAAAGGAATAAATATTTCAAACATCAAACCTATTCAATACACAAAAGCAGAGTTAACTGTAAATACCAAAAGAGCCAAAGAATTGAATATTAAAATCCCCATAAGTATTTTACTTTTTGCAAAAACAGTGTATTAA
- a CDS encoding two-component system sensor histidine kinase NtrB, whose translation MLKKVIIAGFIIFSFFTISFIIILQLQNKEFLLLKETNEKYTETLLSEINNKIEQNIENKLEKLKILSNFIKNNPNNISTYINNIFKDDTNSIIMMISNEGNILTTYPKTLGFNGLSILNFPDIADFFIKLSKENELAKFLKIKMFNNETLTFTTKNYICIGTENIISNNNKFYLLQFSPLSIFFQNITDKFEKVLGKEAVIFLGNKPEGNNFSQIIPFEVKGLKYYIGIKDVKPPLINNLKKHFSKINLLIFILLSITFIFGAYIVYELFISHRRLEKLVEKRVNELNLERKKYETFFKNLPLPAIVFDPIALTIVDLNSKATEYGFKKDDKLTDLLKNEKILENHIKTLNEKLIDDFELNVSDKYIFQIFSIFDKNENKVISIINDITENKKLYEKIKNAERKELVATITTGIAHDFKNSLSNIQLYLKLMETEPDNWKKFIEPIKTIINSSTDHINNLLLIANNKKPKLKELKIDDVMNEFLQIIKQYIPKNIDLTYINLVTDSKILGSKSSLIQAFLNIVVNSKDAIGKNKGDISIVIDKEILNNINYIKFTFSDNGPGIEKDILKNIFKPFYSTKENGCGLGLALVNRVIKELSGFMNIESEIGKGTIVRIYLPEKVDG comes from the coding sequence ATGCTAAAAAAAGTTATAATAGCCGGTTTTATAATTTTTAGTTTCTTCACAATCTCTTTTATTATAATCTTACAATTACAGAATAAAGAATTTTTGCTTTTAAAAGAAACAAACGAAAAATATACAGAAACTCTACTATCAGAAATCAACAACAAAATTGAACAAAATATTGAAAATAAATTAGAAAAACTAAAAATTTTATCAAATTTTATAAAAAATAACCCGAATAATATCTCTACTTATATAAATAATATTTTTAAAGATGATACCAATTCTATAATCATGATGATTTCTAACGAAGGTAACATCTTAACTACTTATCCAAAAACACTTGGTTTTAATGGGTTATCAATTTTAAATTTTCCAGATATTGCTGATTTTTTTATAAAGCTATCCAAAGAAAATGAATTAGCAAAATTTTTAAAAATCAAGATGTTCAACAACGAAACGTTAACTTTTACAACAAAAAATTACATATGTATTGGAACAGAAAATATAATATCGAATAATAATAAATTTTATCTATTACAATTCTCACCTTTATCCATCTTCTTTCAAAATATAACGGATAAATTTGAAAAAGTGCTGGGAAAAGAGGCCGTTATTTTTTTAGGAAACAAGCCTGAAGGTAACAATTTTTCTCAAATAATCCCATTTGAAGTTAAAGGACTAAAATATTATATAGGGATAAAGGATGTTAAACCGCCACTTATCAATAATCTAAAAAAACATTTTAGCAAAATAAATCTTCTTATTTTCATCCTGTTATCAATAACATTTATTTTTGGTGCTTACATCGTTTATGAACTTTTTATATCTCATCGAAGATTGGAAAAATTGGTAGAAAAAAGGGTAAATGAACTAAACTTAGAGCGCAAAAAATATGAAACTTTTTTTAAAAATTTACCCTTACCAGCTATTGTTTTTGATCCAATAGCACTGACAATAGTTGATTTAAATTCAAAAGCAACCGAATATGGTTTTAAAAAGGATGACAAATTAACGGATCTTTTAAAAAACGAAAAGATTCTTGAAAATCACATAAAAACATTAAATGAAAAACTAATTGATGATTTCGAATTAAATGTAAGTGATAAATATATTTTTCAGATATTCTCAATTTTTGATAAAAACGAAAATAAAGTGATATCTATAATTAACGATATAACCGAAAATAAAAAGCTTTATGAAAAGATTAAAAATGCTGAAAGAAAAGAGTTGGTAGCTACAATCACAACAGGTATTGCTCACGATTTTAAAAATAGTTTAAGTAATATACAGTTATACTTAAAATTAATGGAAACTGAGCCAGATAACTGGAAAAAATTCATTGAACCTATAAAAACTATTATAAACTCATCTACTGATCACATAAATAATCTTTTATTAATTGCTAACAATAAAAAACCAAAATTAAAAGAATTAAAAATTGACGATGTTATGAATGAGTTTTTACAAATAATAAAACAATATATACCCAAAAATATCGACTTGACGTATATAAATTTAGTAACAGACTCTAAAATATTAGGCTCAAAATCTAGCCTAATTCAGGCTTTTTTAAATATTGTTGTAAATTCTAAAGATGCTATTGGCAAAAATAAAGGTGATATTTCCATTGTTATTGATAAAGAAATTTTAAATAATATTAATTATATCAAATTTACTTTTAGTGATAATGGGCCAGGCATAGAAAAAGATATATTAAAAAACATATTTAAACCTTTTTATAGTACTAAGGAAAACGGTTGCGGTTTAGGTTTGGCGCTTGTTAATAGAGTAATAAAAGAGCTAAGTGGTTTTATGAATATCGAAAGTGAAATAGGCAAAGGCACCATAGTAAGAATATATTTGCCGGAAAAAGTAGATGGCTGA